The stretch of DNA TCAACAATAATCTATGTGAgaatgagggctgaggagatggcccagtggttaaaggtacttgcttacaaagccttctggcttgagttcaattcttcagcattcaggtaaaaccagatgttggtatgcagcaacaggaggccctggcatgcccattctctgtcattctctcaaaaaaaaaaaaaaaaatttttttttttcaacatagggtctcactttagcccaggctgacctggaattcactatgtagtcttaggctggtcttgaactcacagcgatcctcctatctatttgagtattgggattaaaggtatgcaccaccatgcctggcttcaaataatatttttttaatttttcaatttttttatgagagcaagagagagaaaatgggcacgccagggcctccagccactgcaattgaattcctgttgtatgtgccaccttgtgcatgtgttaccttgaccggctggcttatgtgggatctggagagtcgcatgtgggtccttaggctttgcaggcaagagccttcactgctaagccatctctccagccctcaattatttttgaaaagttaatgggccaggcatggaggcgcacgcctttaatcccagcactcgggaggatcaccgtgagttcgaggccaccctgagactccatactgaattccaggtcagcccagactagagcgagaccctacctcaaaaaaaacacacacaaaaaaaaaaagaagaaaaaacccaCACACAACAAAATTAATGGATATTTCCCTGTGTGAGTTTTTGAAGTCTAGTggaattcccccccccaccccggtgTGTATTTAACACTTCCAGTACATCTCAATTTAGATAAGCCACAAGCAGCTTAAGACCGTCTCCCATAAGACAAATCCAAAATCTGCTTAAAGCCGGAAGTGTCTGGTGGGTGGCAGCAGTCCGGGTAGAAGCGGAGAAATGAGGTTCATGTCCAGGGGTCCTGTGACGACCTGTTCACACCCGTCCTGTTACCACCCGTTCACACCCGTGACTCAAACCGCGGAGGTGTCTGAATCCTGTGGGGTGTTTCACCGTTAGTTCTGGGTTGGGACATAGGAACATGCATTCCTGTCATCTTTCTAGAATGCAAGCTTTCTGCATGTCTGAGTCACTGATCCTTCCAGCCCAGAAACTACACTGTAAGAGTTACTgatcatggtggcgcacgcctttaatcccagcactcgggaggcagaagtgggaggatctctgtgagttccaggccaccctgaggttacacagtaaattccaggtcagcctgggctagagtgagaccctacctcataaaaaaagagTTACCGGTCAAGGAGCTgaaggcttaggggttaagccaCAAAGATCCAGATTCAACTCCTAgtacccacgttagacagatgcaccagTTGGTGCATGCGTCCGAGTTCTTTtgccacttgcctgagaagcctaaggacccatgttctactgtgCAGATCCCTCGTTAGCCCGacgcacacaggtgaggcaagcgcaaggtcacacatgcccactaggtggtggaagtcTCTGGCGGTCCACAGAGTGGCTGAGGACccagtatgccaattctctctctctctctaaaataaaaagaattaaattaaaatattgctacgggctggagagatggcttagcggttcctgtcaagcctaaggaccccggttcgaggctcggttccccaggtcccacgttagccagatgcacaagggggcgcacgtgtctggagttcgtttgcagaggctggaagccctggcgcgcccattctctctctccccctctatctgtctttctctctgtgtctgttgctctcaaataaagaaataaataaatgaataaaacatatttaaaaaaaaataaaatattgctagGTCTCGGGCTGGAGGGAGCGCTCAGCACTTCCCGGGATctgccaaagccaaagaatcccggtttgatttcccaggacccacgtaatacagatgcacaagggggcccatgagtctggagttcatttgcagtggcttgaggccctggcgcgcccattctctgtctgtctctctttttttttctctctctctctctctgcttgcaaacatataagtaaactttttttttttttttttttttggttttttgaggtagggtttcactctagcccaggctgacctggaattcactatggagtctcagggtggcctcgaactcacggcaatcctcccacctctgcctcccgagtgctgggattaaaggcgtgcgccaccacgcccggctttaagtaaaaattttaaaaaagaaagaaaaggtcttCTAAACTGGGCATACTGATGCAAGCCTGTAgttccacacttgggaggcagaagccgGATGActgccaagttcaaggccagcttggtctgCAGATTTGAGTTTCTcatcagtctggactacagtacAGAGGCTGCCTCAAAAACTAGAGGGGCTGGGGCAAAATCTATaaattcaggattttttttttaatttttttttttttgaggcaagcccaacagactgttttttttttttttgtttgtttgtttttgtttttctaggtagtgtcttgctcttgcccaggctgacctggaactcactatgtcgtgtcagggtggcctctggcctcgaactcacggcgatggtcctacctatgcctccctagaagtggtaggattaaaggtgtgtgccaccacgcccagctcagatcccagattttatacattatatattgcaGCGGCACAAATTTAGGGACTTTCACTCTCTAGGCCAGTGCTCTtggtttctcatttatttattggagtttttttttgttgtttattttttgaggtagggtctcaccctagcccaggctgacctggaattcactacgtagtcaggatggccttgaactcacgatgatcctgcaaagccaaaggacccaggttcggtgctccaggacccacgtaaagccagacgcacaaggtggcgcatgcgtctggcgcttgtttgcaatggccgcctcctatctgcctctccaTCTcacccaaatgaataaataatttttaaaaatttgaagttGAAGTGTAGAAAAGGCACTGAGCACCACCTTTTGCACCCGCGACGCCAGAGGGCAGTAGGCAGGCCGGCCGCGGCGCGCTCAGGGGCATTCCAGCATTCCAGTGCGCGCCTCTTGCGGCTGCGCGGCCGCCCCACTCCAGCTAAGagcccagaagaaaaaaaataaataaataaataaataacttcacgCAGCTCAGAAGTGGGAGGGTGTGTTACtgagtgtgcgtgcgtgcgtgtgcgtgtctTTTTTAACTCACAAATTTGAGGGTGGCGGTCACTTTCCCAGGGTAGGCTATAAACAGTTTTATGAAAGACCAGAACATTTTTCACAAAGCCAAAATCACGGGATAGGCTGGGTTTCAGGGTTCCCAGTGCCGAGGCTTGAATTCTCTCCCTAGACCTTCTGGAGACCCTCAGAAGGGCGTATGACTTCCGGCCGGGGGTTGGGGGGGTCCCATCCTATTCAAACCTCAAGGTTTGCGCTCCTGGGGGAAAGACGGAGAGATAAGATGGAAGGCCACTATCAGAGACCACCCACACCCCGCGCACCGCATCTAGGCACAGGGGGAATAGTTTGAAACCCCAGGACCACCGCCCCCCCTCCACGCCTCCTCTTCACCCTCCCGGGTGTTCCTGGAGGGTTAGTCCGGGCCAGGGTGGTATAGCAAAGCTGCTTTCCTTTCCCGGGGTCTGTGCGCCTCAGGGAAGAGAGGGGGGTGTTGGTCTAGGAAACAGGGGTCCCACCTGCTCCAGGCCGTTCTCCGAGGCATTTCTGCGGGGAGGGGGCCAGGTCACCGCCAACTTTCCATCGCCCTTGCTGGCTGCGGAGGGAAGGGACTCTCAGCCCAGGCTGCCCCACCTCTCACCAGCCCGTGGACGGGCCGCACCCCTTAAACACATACAGGTGTTTACCCCCTTCCCCCACTCACCATGGAGGCCTCCACCCAGTTCTGGGGATCAAGGAACACGAATGAGGCAAACTCAGAGATAGGAGACCCCAAAATACAGACTTTCAGAACGCAGTCAAAGGTTTCCAGGACACGGTGGCAAGGACTCATCATTCCAAGTGGGGATGGagcacagcccctcccccccaataaaaaaggaaagttgaggggctggagagatgacttagtggttaaggcgcttgcctgcgaagcctaaggactcgggttcgatttcccagaaacccacttaaagccagatgaacaaggtggagcatgtgtctggagttccttggcagtggctagagaccctgttgagctcattctctctctctctctctctctctctctctcaaataaacatttttttttaaagcagtggttggagagatggcttagtagttaaggagcttgcctgccaagcccaaggacccaggtacaactccccagtacccgcataagccagatgcaccacatggtgcacgcgtctggagtttacttgcagcctggaggccctggcgcgcgcattctttctgactctcttcaatctctcatatataaaaatatgttttaataatatatattttttaaaggacagtTGAGAAGGGTCCCGGGAGCCTGGCATCCTGCAGAGGAAGACTACGAGGGACCAAGAAGTGTCCCCGGATCTGGGTGGCCGTTGGGGGCAGCTGGAGCCCTTGgcggaggtggtggtggtggtagtgaggaggggggaggagggccCGGGCGTCGCCGCTTACCGGTGAGGCTGGGCGCGGGCTCCTCGAAATCGGCCGTGCCGCCGTAGACGCTGCGCCGTTGCAGCTGCAGCTCCCGCTCCCGCTCGCGCGCCTCGCGCACCTCCAGCTCCAGCAGGGACGCGCGCTCCAACGCCGGGCAGCGGCTCTGCACGGCGGAGCGCCGACGACCTCCGGGCTCCTGCCAGCGCTGGGCTCCCCCGACGTCCTCCGCGGCCGCCGAGGTCTCGAAGAAACGTTTGAGCTCATCCAGAGGTTGCGGCGGCGACGGCCGTGCGCAGGGTGCCCGGGGCGCCGGGTACGCGAGCGCCGTCTGCCGGTGAGCCTCCCGCTCGATGTCTCGTAGCATCTTCGCGCCCGCCCGTGCGCGCTCCACCGTGCGCGGGAGCGCGGGGCCCGAGCCGGGAAGGCTGAGCACGGGCCGTACGCGCAACTCGACCAGCTCCAGACCCGAGCGCACCGGGCTCAGACCCCGGCTCCGGCGCAGGCTCGCCTCCCGCTCGCAGCTGCGGCGGATTTCGCGCTCGATGGGCGTCTCCATCCGCATGCAACTCCGCGGGCTCCCGTGGCGCTCCGCTGGGCACCgtggagggaaggggggaggcaAAAAAAAGCGCAGTCGAGGTGCTTCAGGGCTGGACGAGGAAGTGTCCGAGCCGAGGGAAGGACTGACAACCCCGCTACCACCGCGCTCTGCTTGCCAAGGCTGCCCAGGGTCGTCGCTACCTGGATCTGCAGGCTGCGCTGGCACCCGTGGAACTTCGCTCTCTTGTTTCGTGATCTGAATGTCCTGCGCTCCGGAGGACACGCAAAACCTCACCGCCTGGCCTGGGGAACTCCGTGTCCTGCTCAGGGAAGGACTTCCCTCTCTGCCCACAACCCCCagggctcctctctctctccgttCCTGGGGACTCGATGATGCCAGAGTCAGGAGCAGTTTGGAAGCAGCGTCAGCTCTCGGAGCTGGCCTTGTGATGCCCAGGACCCCGGTGCCCTGCGCAGCACCTGTGGCGGCTTGTCGCTGCCCGCGGTTGTGAGGCGTCACCTGCACTGGCCGCTTCTCTGACCCGCCTCTGTCCTCTAAAGAACTGCCCCTGAGGGCAGGACTGGgcaccgcccccccccctccccgggcACCTGTCTGGTAGGACTCAGAGGCCCGCCTTGACCCCGCCCTGGGTGGGGCGTGGGTGCCTCCCTCCGAGGGGCTTTTCAGCCACTCGAGTCAACTCAGGCCACAGTTTCCTGGAGAGAGCTTCCCCAGACCGCAGTCCGCCACCCAGAGAGGGGGCCACCATCATGTGTCCCTGGGGGCGCACTCGGGGCATCTGTTCGGTTCCACGTTCCCAGCATGGCATAGTCCTGGAGACATGGTCCAGGTCGAGCGCCTCGCTGGGCCTCCGAACCAACCGCCCAGGGGAAGTCCCCGGTGTCCATCCTCCTCGGACCTCACAGTCCCCGCCCAGCCTGGCTCTGGACACCCCGGACCTCTCTCCCCACACCACCACCCTCCACGCTGGATCGCTGCGGCGCCAGGCTCTGGCCCGACGAGGGCGCCCAGGAgcgcctctccctctctctctcccttcctccctctttctctctctctctctccaccccctcccccggcGGGGTTCAGCTCGCGGTGGCTGGTCCCTGAGCCCCCCAGGCCCCGGCCCCCCAGAggtttctgcctctctcctcccttccagaCAAGCCCGCGAGCTGCCTGAGCGTGGAGGGGGGAAGACGCGCAGCAATTGCTGCTGGAAGGCGACGGTCACCTTGAGCTCAGGCGGACCCGGAAGGCCCAGCCGCTTAGAAAGCTTCCAGGCTGTCCAGAGAAAGCAGTGTCCAGTGCCCGCAGCCAGACAGTGGTCGTGTCCTTCAAGGGCAGGGTGGACGCCCCAGAGCGCAAGCCACCCACTAATTAACTCCCGGGAACATCTTTGCGCACAAATTGAATGCATGCTTTCCCACAAACCCCACCACCTCGCACCATTTCTTGGCGACCCTGAGGAAATAGTTACTTAAAGGAAGTAGggtggctagagaaatggcttagcccttaaggcgcttgcctgtcaagccaaagaacctaggttccattcctcaggacccacctaagccaggcgcgcaaggtggtgcatgcgttctggagttcatctgcaatggctggaggcactcgCTCGCTCatgctcttcctctgtctctcaaataaatacataaaaataaaatattcctattAAAAataggaagggggctggagggatggcttagtgtttgagGCGTTTGCCCTGAAAAactaaagaatccaggttcgattcccgaggacccacgttagccagatgcacaagggggcgcacgcgtctggagtttgtagtggctggaggccctggcgcgcccattctctctctctctctccctctttctctgtcaaataaacaaataataaaatatttttttttaaataggaaggggggctgaagagatggcttagcggttaagcgcttgcctgtgaagcctaaggaccccggttcgaggctcggttccccagatcccacgttagccagatgcacaagggggcgcacgcgtctggagttcgtttcctccct from Jaculus jaculus isolate mJacJac1 chromosome 21, mJacJac1.mat.Y.cur, whole genome shotgun sequence encodes:
- the Misp3 gene encoding uncharacterized protein MISP3; translated protein: MRMETPIEREIRRSCEREASLRRSRGLSPVRSGLELVELRVRPVLSLPGSGPALPRTVERARAGAKMLRDIEREAHRQTALAYPAPRAPCARPSPPQPLDELKRFFETSAAAEDVGGAQRWQEPGGRRRSAVQSRCPALERASLLELEVREARERERELQLQRRSVYGGTADFEEPAPSLTASKGDGKLAVTWPPPRRNASENGLEQERKP